One segment of Vibrio orientalis CIP 102891 = ATCC 33934 DNA contains the following:
- a CDS encoding LysR family transcriptional regulator, translated as MDLNGVNVFVQVVDCGSFTHAAESLRMTKSTVSRKLAELEQHLGVRLITRSTRSLVLTPEGEKFYQSGLQMLEVMNQAELEVSANQDLVRGPLNIVLPVELGHQVLGSYINQFLMQYPNVTMNLELSNREVDIVGEGIDLYAQIGKLEDSNLVSRYLTASKRALVASPDYLEEYGMIEHHLDLIAPHQMVEVSNKAVRLPKWHLQLDDDSSYQIDLPYRLRVNTITACLKASLDGLGIAVLPEFICREHFATGRLVRLLPEYRMPEVEVSLVYADRQLMPKRKKELIDFLLHSFKSDQTTNIS; from the coding sequence ATGGATTTGAATGGGGTTAATGTATTCGTCCAAGTGGTTGATTGTGGAAGTTTTACTCACGCAGCCGAATCGTTACGAATGACTAAGTCGACTGTTAGCCGAAAATTGGCGGAACTTGAACAGCATTTAGGTGTGAGGTTGATCACTCGTTCAACGCGCAGTTTGGTACTGACTCCTGAGGGTGAAAAGTTCTACCAGTCTGGCCTGCAAATGTTAGAAGTGATGAATCAAGCTGAGCTTGAAGTCTCTGCTAACCAAGACTTAGTTAGAGGCCCTTTGAATATTGTGTTACCTGTCGAGCTAGGGCATCAAGTATTGGGCTCCTACATTAATCAATTTTTAATGCAGTACCCGAATGTCACTATGAATTTAGAACTCTCAAATAGAGAGGTAGATATCGTCGGTGAAGGCATCGACCTCTATGCCCAGATCGGAAAGTTAGAAGATTCAAATCTTGTTTCCCGTTATCTAACCGCGTCAAAGCGGGCCTTGGTCGCAAGCCCGGACTATCTTGAAGAGTACGGGATGATTGAGCATCACCTAGACTTAATCGCGCCCCATCAAATGGTTGAAGTCTCCAATAAAGCGGTACGTTTGCCAAAGTGGCATTTGCAACTGGATGATGACAGCTCTTATCAGATTGACCTGCCATACCGACTGCGAGTCAATACCATCACTGCGTGCCTTAAAGCCTCTCTTGATGGTTTAGGGATTGCAGTGTTACCTGAATTTATCTGTCGTGAACATTTTGCTACAGGTCGTTTAGTTCGCTTGTTACCAGAATATAGAATGCCAGAGGTGGAAGTGAGCCTTGTTTATGCTGACCGACAGTTGATGCCGAAGCGTAAGAAAGAGTTAATTGACTTCCTACTCCACAGCTTTAAGAGCGATCAGACAACGAACATCAGCTGA
- a CDS encoding pyridoxal phosphate-dependent aminotransferase, producing the protein MQNIGMSSKLDNVCYDIRGPVLKHAKRMEEEGHKILKLNIGNPAPFGFDAPDEILVDVIRNLPTSQGYCDSKGIYSARKAVVQHYQRKGIRSLDVEDVYIGNGASELIVMAMQALLNNGDEMLVPAPDYPLWTASVALSGGKAVHYMCDEEADWYPDLDDIKSKITPKTRGIVLINPNNPTGAVYSRDFLLEVIEIARQHKLIIFADEIYDKVLYDGATHTSVATLTEDVLVVTFNGLSKAYRVCGFRGGWMFLTGPKHQAQGYINGLDMLSSMRLCANVPMQHAIQTALGGYQSINELLLPGGRLLEQRDRAWELINQIPGVSCVKPKGAMYLFPKIDTKMYNIKDDQKMVLDFLVQEKVLLVQGTGFNWPKPDHFRIVTLPHVEDLEVAIGRFERFLSTYSQ; encoded by the coding sequence ATGCAAAATATCGGGATGTCGTCAAAACTCGACAATGTCTGCTATGACATTAGGGGTCCTGTACTCAAACATGCTAAGCGCATGGAGGAAGAGGGACATAAAATACTGAAGCTTAACATCGGTAACCCTGCCCCATTTGGCTTTGACGCCCCAGACGAAATTTTGGTTGATGTGATTCGTAACTTGCCGACATCTCAAGGCTATTGCGACTCAAAAGGTATTTATTCCGCACGCAAAGCCGTTGTACAACATTACCAGCGCAAAGGCATTCGTTCATTAGACGTTGAAGATGTCTACATTGGTAACGGCGCTTCAGAGTTAATCGTGATGGCGATGCAAGCATTGCTAAACAACGGCGATGAAATGCTGGTCCCTGCACCGGACTACCCACTATGGACAGCATCTGTTGCTCTATCAGGGGGTAAAGCGGTTCACTATATGTGTGATGAAGAAGCGGACTGGTACCCAGACTTAGACGATATTAAGAGTAAGATCACGCCAAAAACCCGCGGCATTGTTCTTATCAACCCAAACAACCCGACAGGCGCCGTCTACAGCCGTGACTTCTTATTAGAAGTGATTGAGATTGCACGCCAGCACAAACTGATCATTTTTGCTGACGAGATTTACGACAAAGTACTATACGACGGTGCAACGCATACCTCAGTAGCGACTCTGACTGAAGATGTATTGGTTGTAACCTTTAACGGTTTATCAAAAGCCTACCGTGTATGTGGGTTCCGCGGCGGTTGGATGTTCCTAACGGGACCGAAGCACCAAGCACAGGGCTACATCAACGGCTTAGACATGCTTTCTTCGATGCGTTTGTGCGCCAACGTGCCAATGCAGCATGCGATTCAAACCGCATTAGGTGGCTACCAAAGTATTAATGAGTTACTTCTTCCTGGCGGCCGCCTGCTTGAACAGCGTGACCGTGCATGGGAGTTGATCAACCAGATCCCTGGGGTCTCTTGTGTCAAACCAAAGGGAGCAATGTATCTGTTCCCGAAAATCGACACTAAGATGTACAACATTAAAGACGACCAGAAAATGGTTCTAGACTTCCTCGTTCAGGAAAAAGTACTGCTAGTGCAAGGCACAGGCTTCAACTGGCCAAAACCGGATCACTTCCGAATTGTGACTTTGCCACACGTTGAAGATTTAGAGGTTGCGATTGGTCGCTTTGAACGTTTCCTTTCAACCTACAGCCAGTAG
- the menB gene encoding 1,4-dihydroxy-2-naphthoyl-CoA synthase — MAKTVGISEEELYAPVNWNDCSGEYEDIQYHKSADGIAKITIARPQVHNAFRPQTVKEMINALADARYDEGVGVIMLTGLGEKAFCSGGDQKIRGDYGGYQDDTGTHHLNVLDFQRQIRTCPKPVIAAVAGWAVGGGHVLHMMCDLTIAAENAQFGQTGPKVGSFDGGWGASYMARIVGQKKAREIWFLCRFYDAQEALDMGLVNTVVPVEELEKETVRWCRETLQHSPMALRCLKAALNADCDGQAGLQELAGNATMMFYMTEEGQEGRNAFNEKRRPDFNKFPRNP; from the coding sequence ATGGCAAAAACAGTCGGTATCTCAGAAGAAGAACTATACGCACCAGTTAACTGGAATGACTGCAGCGGTGAATATGAAGATATTCAATACCATAAATCAGCAGATGGCATCGCAAAAATTACTATTGCTCGCCCTCAAGTTCACAATGCTTTTCGTCCGCAAACAGTAAAAGAGATGATCAATGCTCTTGCTGACGCTCGCTATGACGAAGGTGTTGGTGTGATCATGTTAACTGGTTTAGGTGAGAAGGCTTTCTGTTCTGGTGGTGACCAGAAAATTCGCGGCGACTACGGTGGTTACCAAGACGATACTGGTACTCACCACCTAAACGTTTTAGATTTTCAACGCCAAATCCGTACTTGTCCAAAACCTGTAATCGCAGCGGTTGCTGGTTGGGCAGTCGGTGGTGGTCATGTTTTGCATATGATGTGTGACCTGACGATCGCGGCTGAGAATGCGCAGTTTGGTCAAACTGGACCAAAAGTGGGCTCATTTGATGGTGGTTGGGGCGCATCTTACATGGCTCGTATCGTAGGTCAGAAGAAAGCTCGTGAAATCTGGTTCCTATGTCGTTTCTACGATGCTCAAGAAGCATTGGATATGGGCCTAGTGAACACAGTTGTTCCAGTTGAAGAGCTAGAAAAAGAGACCGTACGCTGGTGTCGTGAAACTTTACAACACAGCCCAATGGCACTACGTTGTCTAAAAGCGGCACTGAACGCTGACTGTGACGGCCAAGCGGGTCTGCAAGAGCTAGCAGGCAACGCAACCATGATGTTCTACATGACAGAGGAAGGACAAGAAGGGCGTAATGCATTTAATGAAAAGCGTCGTCCGGACTTCAATAAATTTCCACGCAACCCTTAA
- the menD gene encoding 2-succinyl-5-enolpyruvyl-6-hydroxy-3-cyclohexene-1-carboxylic-acid synthase has product MSDLTQTNNQAVLNRIWCQVLLEELTRHGVTELCVAPGSRSTPLTLEADDNPKLNLHTHFDERGLGFLALGLAKASGKPVAIVVTSGTAVANLLPAIAEAKLTGEKLVVLTADRPIELVGCGANQAINQSGIFSSHVTSALELPSPSLNTPLKWLLTSIDQVMFEQKVQGSAVHINCPFPEPLYSSESKSLYQPYIDQVEAWLSGTDTYIRHRSYANDSHINVSDFTDKKGAIVVGSVSLSEAKKAKQLAEKLGWPILMDPQSGATSDWAHYDIWLQNSDNAARLSQCDFILQVGSRIVSKRLNRWMLEQIETGGAQYHYLDPKQERNNQAHLMQVHHISAIEPWLNLAIEAVLPLANTAAGWGDALRQNAAHVRSLANLHLTAQSPLSEIGLALSVNQFPEGTEIFLGNSLFVRLVDMFSGVSDYSVYTNRGASGIDGLIATASGVIRETQSPTVVFIGDTSLLYDMNSLALMSNQSTPVVVVVTNNDGGAIFDLLPVPPQQKQSLYQMPHGFNFEYAAKQFKLAYSKPETLAAYTETVNGHLLHGQGTLLVEVQTPPEQASSQLKEFIQQVYAL; this is encoded by the coding sequence ATGAGCGACCTAACACAGACAAACAATCAAGCGGTACTGAATCGAATTTGGTGCCAAGTATTACTTGAAGAGCTGACTCGTCACGGTGTCACAGAGCTTTGTGTGGCGCCCGGTTCGCGTTCAACGCCACTGACGCTTGAAGCTGATGACAATCCTAAACTGAATCTACACACTCACTTTGATGAGCGTGGCCTTGGCTTTCTTGCGCTAGGTCTAGCAAAGGCAAGTGGTAAGCCTGTGGCGATCGTTGTGACGTCGGGTACCGCGGTAGCCAACCTACTTCCTGCTATCGCTGAAGCTAAGTTGACCGGAGAAAAACTGGTTGTGCTTACGGCAGACAGACCAATTGAACTGGTTGGTTGCGGTGCCAATCAAGCCATCAATCAGTCTGGTATTTTTTCCTCTCATGTTACATCAGCGCTTGAACTGCCGAGCCCTTCATTGAATACACCTTTGAAATGGCTCCTGACGTCGATTGACCAAGTGATGTTTGAGCAAAAAGTGCAGGGCAGTGCTGTACATATCAATTGCCCATTTCCTGAGCCACTGTATAGCAGTGAAAGCAAATCACTTTATCAGCCTTATATTGACCAAGTAGAAGCGTGGCTTTCAGGTACAGACACTTATATTCGTCACCGAAGTTATGCAAATGACAGCCATATCAATGTATCGGATTTTACCGATAAAAAGGGTGCTATTGTTGTTGGTAGCGTAAGCCTGAGTGAAGCGAAGAAAGCCAAACAGCTGGCAGAAAAACTCGGTTGGCCAATCTTGATGGACCCACAGAGTGGCGCGACGTCAGATTGGGCCCATTATGATATTTGGCTGCAAAATAGTGATAATGCGGCGCGGTTGAGTCAGTGTGATTTTATTTTGCAAGTCGGCTCTCGAATTGTTTCAAAACGCCTCAACCGATGGATGTTGGAACAGATAGAAACAGGCGGTGCTCAGTATCATTACCTCGACCCAAAGCAAGAGAGAAACAACCAAGCTCATCTGATGCAAGTACATCATATATCGGCGATTGAACCTTGGCTTAATCTTGCTATAGAAGCCGTGCTACCACTCGCTAATACTGCGGCAGGATGGGGTGATGCTCTTCGTCAAAATGCCGCGCATGTAAGGTCATTAGCTAATCTACATCTTACCGCTCAGTCGCCATTAAGTGAGATTGGCTTAGCGTTAAGCGTGAATCAATTCCCTGAAGGTACAGAGATATTTTTGGGCAATAGCTTATTCGTTCGGCTGGTAGATATGTTTAGTGGCGTCAGTGACTATTCGGTTTATACCAATCGAGGTGCATCCGGGATTGATGGATTGATCGCGACTGCCAGTGGCGTCATACGTGAAACTCAATCTCCGACCGTAGTGTTTATTGGTGATACATCGCTGCTTTACGATATGAATTCACTCGCGCTAATGTCGAATCAATCGACGCCAGTGGTTGTGGTTGTAACCAACAACGATGGCGGCGCAATATTCGATTTACTGCCAGTCCCACCGCAGCAGAAACAATCGCTCTACCAGATGCCTCATGGTTTTAATTTCGAGTATGCTGCCAAGCAATTCAAACTGGCGTATAGCAAACCTGAAACGCTAGCTGCTTATACAGAAACAGTGAATGGTCATTTACTTCATGGGCAAGGGACGTTATTGGTTGAGGTTCAAACCCCTCCGGAGCAAGCGTCTTCTCAACTGAAAGAGTTTATTCAACAAGTCTATGCTCTCTAG
- the menH gene encoding 2-succinyl-6-hydroxy-2,4-cyclohexadiene-1-carboxylate synthase, whose protein sequence is MLSSHVTFSDSQSEPIVVYLHGLLGCGKDWQQVRQQLADFPSITIDLPGHGLSALHSCFNFEDCCNQISDTLLTHVRPEQPIVLVGYSMGGRVAMSGVANHYFSPLNIQRLVVEGGNFGLQTEQDKKARWDNDHCWAERFRNEPIEQVLADWYLQRVFSSLNHEQRQNLILKRSANLGTSVADMLEATSLAKQDYLLERLKSSGVTTHYICGEKDNKFSQLAEQSGLSFSQIAQAGHNVHIEQPQAFAEIIKAQLNSL, encoded by the coding sequence ATGCTCTCTAGTCACGTCACTTTCAGCGATAGCCAATCAGAACCCATCGTTGTTTATCTACATGGCTTGTTGGGCTGTGGCAAAGATTGGCAGCAAGTTCGTCAGCAACTTGCTGATTTTCCCTCTATCACCATCGACCTTCCAGGGCATGGTTTGAGCGCATTACACTCTTGTTTCAATTTTGAGGATTGTTGCAATCAAATATCTGACACTCTTCTTACCCATGTGAGGCCAGAGCAGCCTATAGTATTGGTTGGCTATTCGATGGGGGGAAGGGTAGCCATGTCCGGTGTGGCGAATCACTATTTCTCACCTCTGAATATTCAACGTCTTGTTGTTGAAGGTGGAAACTTTGGCTTGCAAACAGAGCAAGACAAAAAAGCTCGTTGGGATAATGATCACTGCTGGGCCGAACGGTTTAGAAATGAGCCAATTGAGCAGGTGTTGGCCGATTGGTATTTGCAGCGCGTCTTTAGTTCACTAAACCATGAGCAAAGACAAAACCTGATATTAAAACGCAGTGCTAATCTAGGTACTTCGGTAGCGGATATGCTTGAAGCGACCTCGTTAGCTAAACAAGATTACTTGCTTGAGCGACTAAAAAGCTCAGGTGTAACAACCCATTATATTTGTGGCGAGAAAGACAATAAGTTTAGTCAGTTGGCCGAACAAAGCGGTTTGTCTTTTAGCCAAATTGCACAGGCTGGGCACAATGTTCATATCGAACAGCCTCAAGCTTTTGCAGAAATCATAAAAGCTCAACTCAATTCACTTTGA
- a CDS encoding isochorismate synthase, whose product MSYFHQAVTELIERVKDAEDGTTRLVQVLEEKPDFPFIDWLDAQPLFPKFYWQSRDTREEVVALGQLHTFVDPAPAYAILADDQRIWGGRSFDGHTGKNRRCMSSFFFLPQVELIRFDDKWSLAVNLNAEKHRTLAGLYKLQLDVAPLPPISSHIESIQHVPEKEQWSELVEKVLAGIENDDFKKVVLARKTTVSLDQPLCASRLLKSSYLSNHHSFHFLLSLDKDHSFIGSTPERLYLRQGQELYTEALAGTIGRGSNASQDMELANWLAGDSKNLNENQYVVDDIIERLSPYSDDVVVEQEARLVRLRKVQHLKRSIHAHLHKGTNGVQLLGALQPTAAVAGLPRQESMDFIQQHEPFARGWYAGSMGFISHQRAEFCVAIRSALVLDGEVQLFAGAGIVPGSVAEYEWQELDKKMSTLLSLISDHPPLGVAS is encoded by the coding sequence TTGTCATACTTTCATCAAGCCGTTACTGAACTGATCGAACGCGTAAAGGATGCGGAAGATGGTACAACCCGTCTAGTTCAAGTTCTTGAGGAAAAACCTGACTTTCCATTTATTGACTGGTTAGACGCCCAGCCATTATTTCCAAAGTTTTATTGGCAATCTCGCGATACTCGCGAAGAAGTGGTTGCGTTAGGTCAGTTACATACTTTCGTTGATCCTGCGCCTGCTTACGCGATTTTAGCCGATGATCAGCGCATTTGGGGTGGTCGTTCCTTTGATGGCCACACCGGAAAAAATCGTCGTTGTATGTCTTCTTTCTTTTTTCTGCCGCAAGTAGAGTTAATCCGTTTTGATGACAAATGGTCGTTAGCGGTCAACCTTAATGCAGAGAAACATCGCACCCTCGCTGGCTTATATAAGCTGCAATTAGACGTCGCTCCGCTACCACCTATTTCATCTCATATTGAAAGTATTCAGCATGTGCCTGAAAAAGAACAATGGTCTGAGTTGGTTGAGAAGGTGTTAGCTGGGATTGAAAACGATGATTTCAAGAAAGTGGTATTAGCACGAAAGACGACAGTCTCACTTGATCAACCGTTGTGTGCTTCTCGTTTGTTGAAATCGAGCTACTTAAGCAACCATCATAGCTTTCACTTTTTGCTCTCATTAGATAAAGACCACAGCTTTATTGGTTCAACGCCAGAGCGTCTTTATTTACGCCAAGGTCAAGAGCTCTACACCGAAGCGTTAGCGGGAACGATTGGCCGAGGCAGCAACGCGAGCCAAGATATGGAGCTAGCAAACTGGCTAGCCGGTGATAGTAAAAACCTCAATGAAAATCAGTATGTAGTTGACGATATCATTGAACGTTTATCGCCTTATTCAGATGACGTCGTCGTAGAGCAAGAAGCGAGGCTAGTGCGACTGCGTAAAGTGCAGCATCTCAAGCGCAGTATTCATGCGCATTTACACAAAGGTACTAATGGCGTTCAGTTGCTCGGCGCACTTCAACCAACGGCGGCGGTTGCAGGCTTACCTCGTCAAGAGTCGATGGACTTTATCCAACAACACGAACCGTTTGCTCGTGGTTGGTATGCGGGCTCAATGGGCTTTATTAGTCATCAGCGTGCTGAGTTCTGCGTCGCAATCCGCAGTGCGTTAGTGCTAGATGGTGAAGTGCAGCTATTTGCCGGCGCCGGGATTGTGCCTGGTTCTGTTGCCGAGTACGAATGGCAAGAGCTGGATAAGAAAATGTCGACTTTACTGTCGCTGATCTCCGATCACCCACCTCTTGGAGTTGCTTCTTAA
- a CDS encoding DHA2 family efflux MFS transporter permease subunit, with the protein MSQAVVDHADQEQEVPVRHWIALFGGLLGAFMAILDIQITNSSLKDIQGALSATLDESSWISTSYLVAEMIAIPLSGWLSKALGKRRYLTWTTGIFTLSSLLCSFSWNMTSMIVFRAMQGFSGGALIPLAFSLVIQLLPLNKRAVGMALFGVTATFAPSIGPTFGGWLTENLSWHYIFYINIPPALLLIAMIRYGLDDEPLELSTLKKADWFGIATMALGLGCLEVVLEEGNREEWFSSSFIITLSIISAVSLVYFIINELQHKKPLVNLRLLRNGQFAMSCIAYLILGMALLGSIYVLPLYLTQIQQYNAMEIGEVLMWMGFPQLLIFPLVPKLTQIIKPKYLVTFGFAMFGLSCYVNTHMTVDFGGQQLILSMLLRAIGSPFIMVPLSLVAMKNISKPDTPDASTLTNVMRNLGGAFSIAIIATLLDNKTREHLGHIKESLSAVSLDGWNALHQQQAFFIQSGSDAATAMLQAQASLLGTMQRDAAIMAYNDVFLMMTLFLGVAAILVLSMKD; encoded by the coding sequence ATGAGCCAAGCAGTCGTTGATCACGCAGATCAAGAACAAGAGGTCCCCGTTCGTCACTGGATCGCGCTTTTTGGCGGTCTTCTTGGCGCATTTATGGCTATCTTAGATATTCAGATCACCAACTCGTCGCTAAAAGACATTCAAGGTGCTCTATCTGCAACTCTGGATGAAAGCTCGTGGATTTCGACTTCTTATCTTGTGGCTGAGATGATCGCAATTCCACTCAGTGGCTGGCTATCTAAAGCACTCGGTAAACGACGTTATCTCACTTGGACAACGGGCATCTTTACCCTCTCCTCTTTGCTCTGTTCGTTCTCTTGGAACATGACCTCAATGATCGTCTTCCGAGCAATGCAGGGCTTTAGTGGCGGTGCGTTAATCCCTCTGGCATTCTCGTTGGTCATTCAATTATTGCCGCTCAATAAACGCGCGGTGGGCATGGCGCTGTTTGGCGTAACGGCAACCTTCGCGCCTTCCATCGGACCTACCTTTGGTGGCTGGCTGACAGAGAACTTATCTTGGCATTACATCTTTTACATCAACATTCCACCAGCGTTGTTACTGATTGCGATGATTCGCTACGGTCTAGATGATGAGCCGTTAGAACTGTCAACACTGAAAAAAGCCGACTGGTTTGGTATTGCCACCATGGCACTCGGCCTTGGCTGCCTAGAAGTGGTATTGGAAGAAGGAAATCGTGAAGAGTGGTTTAGCTCAAGCTTCATTATTACTCTGAGTATTATCTCCGCGGTGAGTTTGGTTTATTTCATTATCAATGAACTCCAGCATAAGAAACCACTGGTTAACCTGCGTTTACTGCGAAATGGCCAATTTGCGATGTCTTGTATCGCCTACTTGATTTTAGGTATGGCATTACTGGGGTCCATTTACGTATTGCCGCTCTATTTAACTCAAATTCAGCAATACAACGCAATGGAAATTGGCGAAGTACTGATGTGGATGGGCTTTCCTCAGTTACTCATCTTCCCTCTCGTGCCTAAACTGACCCAAATCATTAAGCCTAAGTATCTCGTGACCTTTGGCTTTGCGATGTTTGGTCTGAGTTGCTACGTGAACACCCACATGACCGTCGACTTCGGCGGCCAGCAGTTGATTTTGTCGATGCTGCTGCGTGCTATTGGTAGCCCGTTTATTATGGTGCCACTCTCTTTAGTAGCGATGAAGAACATTAGCAAGCCCGATACACCCGACGCTTCGACGTTAACCAATGTCATGCGTAACTTGGGCGGCGCATTCAGCATTGCCATTATCGCAACGCTGTTGGATAACAAGACACGTGAGCATCTAGGCCATATTAAAGAGTCATTGAGCGCGGTCAGCCTTGATGGTTGGAATGCACTGCACCAGCAGCAAGCTTTCTTCATTCAATCTGGTAGTGATGCTGCAACGGCGATGCTTCAAGCTCAAGCTAGTTTGTTGGGTACCATGCAGCGCGATGCCGCTATCATGGCTTATAACGATGTATTCCTGATGATGACGCTCTTTCTTGGTGTGGCTGCAATATTGGTTCTAAGTATGAAGGATTAA
- the yfbR gene encoding 5'-deoxynucleotidase — MPQDNDSEHNYKESHFFAHLARMKLIQRWPLMRSVSTENISEHSLQVAFVAHALALIKNKKFGANLNPERIAILGMYHDTSEVLTGDLPTPVKYYNPEIAKEYKKIEAAAEQKLLSMLPEEFQQDFAPFLVSTAAHEEDADIVKQADTICAYLKCLEELSAGNHEYALAKKRLDITLKERSSREMDYFLNVFAPSFELSLDEIS; from the coding sequence ATGCCGCAAGACAACGATTCAGAACACAATTATAAGGAAAGTCACTTTTTCGCTCACTTGGCGCGGATGAAATTGATTCAGCGCTGGCCGCTGATGCGCTCTGTGTCGACTGAGAATATTTCTGAGCATAGCTTGCAGGTCGCTTTCGTTGCCCATGCTCTCGCTCTGATAAAGAACAAGAAGTTTGGCGCTAATCTCAATCCAGAACGCATCGCAATTTTAGGCATGTACCATGACACCAGTGAAGTGCTAACTGGCGATTTACCCACTCCAGTCAAATACTACAATCCTGAGATTGCTAAAGAGTATAAAAAGATTGAAGCGGCCGCAGAGCAGAAACTACTTTCAATGCTACCTGAAGAGTTCCAACAAGACTTCGCTCCTTTTCTTGTTTCTACCGCAGCACATGAAGAAGACGCTGATATCGTCAAACAAGCAGACACGATTTGTGCCTACTTAAAGTGTTTAGAGGAGTTGAGCGCGGGCAACCACGAATACGCGCTGGCTAAAAAGCGCTTAGATATTACCCTAAAAGAGCGCAGTAGCCGTGAGATGGACTATTTTCTCAATGTCTTTGCGCCAAGCTTTGAGCTTTCTTTGGATGAAATCAGCTGA
- a CDS encoding HlyD family secretion protein: MTETHDMQTKKKTRNKAPFIATVIMLSLGLLGGGYWFGYGQYFESTDNAYLQGDITTISPKVSGYIVKSYVTDNQVVKQGDLLAQIDDRDYQATLDQANAHLNVAQSSVNNLYAQQTLQRSQINQAKSQVDSAQAEYDRAIQQVARSRSLLKRNYASQDEVDSMLAQQKVTLAQLEQAKANLAAANDQLVVIASEVEQAKASVTEANAQLEQAQLNLNYTKIYAPADGVIGKRSVREGLLVQAGTPLMSLVPNNAVWIEANFKETQLSGIHQGQKVEVELDAFPGQTLEGVVDSFSPATGAKFALLPPENATGNFTKIVQRVPVKIVIPDQKELQGRLLPGLSVVTTIDTRG; this comes from the coding sequence ATGACAGAAACACACGACATGCAAACCAAGAAAAAAACGCGCAACAAAGCCCCTTTTATTGCGACAGTCATTATGCTGTCTCTCGGACTATTAGGTGGCGGCTATTGGTTTGGCTATGGTCAATACTTCGAATCAACAGACAACGCTTACCTTCAAGGTGATATCACGACGATCAGCCCAAAAGTCTCCGGCTACATTGTTAAATCCTATGTAACGGATAACCAAGTGGTTAAACAAGGCGATCTTCTAGCACAAATCGATGACCGTGATTACCAAGCGACACTTGACCAAGCGAATGCACACCTCAACGTCGCTCAATCAAGCGTAAATAACTTATACGCTCAACAAACGTTGCAACGTAGCCAAATTAACCAAGCTAAGAGCCAAGTTGATTCCGCGCAAGCAGAGTACGATCGCGCTATTCAGCAAGTCGCTCGCTCTCGCAGTCTCTTGAAACGTAACTACGCTTCTCAAGATGAAGTCGACAGCATGCTGGCGCAACAAAAAGTCACGCTGGCACAATTGGAGCAAGCCAAAGCCAACCTAGCGGCAGCAAACGATCAGCTAGTGGTTATCGCCAGCGAAGTTGAACAAGCGAAAGCATCAGTGACTGAAGCGAATGCCCAACTAGAGCAAGCGCAACTGAACCTAAATTACACCAAAATCTACGCACCTGCGGATGGGGTTATTGGTAAACGTAGCGTACGTGAAGGGTTACTCGTCCAGGCTGGGACACCATTAATGAGTCTAGTGCCAAACAATGCGGTATGGATTGAAGCCAACTTCAAAGAAACTCAGTTGAGCGGCATTCACCAAGGGCAAAAAGTAGAAGTCGAATTAGATGCCTTCCCGGGTCAAACATTGGAAGGAGTCGTAGACAGCTTCTCACCAGCGACTGGAGCTAAGTTCGCACTATTACCACCTGAAAATGCGACGGGTAACTTCACTAAAATCGTTCAGCGTGTTCCGGTTAAAATCGTCATCCCAGATCAAAAAGAGCTTCAAGGTCGCCTGCTACCAGGTTTATCCGTGGTCACTACCATTGATACGCGAGGCTAA